In Ignavibacteria bacterium, one genomic interval encodes:
- a CDS encoding ABC transporter ATP-binding protein, whose amino-acid sequence MIKTNNLKKIFTTEEVETTALNSVNIEIREKEFVAIMGPSGCGKSTLLNILGLLDNPTDGHYNFMGQEVSKYSERQRARLRKANIGFVFQSFNLIDELTVYENVELPLLYMGISSSKRKEMVNEVLERTRMMHRKDHFPQQLSGGQQQRVAVSRAVVAKPKLILADEPTGNLDSANGEEVMNILTKLNEEGTTIAMVTHSPHDSEYAQRIIHLFDGHVVTENYKEKFHV is encoded by the coding sequence ATGATCAAAACCAATAACCTGAAGAAAATCTTTACCACCGAAGAGGTGGAAACTACTGCCCTGAACAGCGTTAATATCGAAATCAGGGAAAAGGAATTTGTAGCCATTATGGGCCCTTCGGGCTGCGGCAAATCAACTCTCCTTAACATACTGGGACTTCTGGATAACCCGACTGACGGGCACTATAACTTTATGGGGCAGGAGGTCTCAAAGTATTCTGAACGCCAGAGGGCGCGCCTCAGGAAAGCCAATATAGGCTTCGTATTCCAGAGCTTTAACCTCATTGACGAGCTGACAGTATATGAAAACGTAGAGCTCCCGCTTCTTTATATGGGGATCTCTTCTTCCAAAAGAAAAGAAATGGTAAATGAAGTGCTTGAAAGAACCCGCATGATGCACAGAAAAGACCACTTCCCGCAGCAGCTCTCGGGAGGCCAGCAGCAGAGAGTCGCAGTCTCAAGAGCCGTAGTTGCAAAACCTAAACTCATTCTGGCCGATGAACCTACAGGTAACCTAGATTCTGCAAACGGGGAAGAGGTAATGAATATTTTAACAAAGCTTAATGAGGAAGGTACCACAATTGCTATGGTAACCCACTCGCCTCACGATTCGGAGTACGCGCAAAGGATAATCCACCTTTTCGACGGTCACGTTGTAACGGAAAACTATAAAGAGAAATTCCACGTATAA